In one Nocardioides sp. NBC_00368 genomic region, the following are encoded:
- a CDS encoding sterol desaturase family protein: protein MSTSLLRHHLLAPATSCFLGVLSLATVLCFHFPELLTSREFRAIYTEDFARTLLLIGLAAAFFAGTIAVLRDQHRRMAFTGVGTATVAVLLGGTEVPFDGPVKDTPFSLGLDWFVLALFFSALVFIPLEHAFARRPVPVFRPGWRTDACYFFMSHVLVQLILILVTTSTSLVVSVPRWSSLSRPLVEAQQAWISDLPFVAAFLLAVFLADLAQAVLHRCYHRVMVLWRFHAVHHSSPELDWLAGSRVHFVETVLTRSIVLLPLLFLGFSTSVVNAYAVLVGIQAVVAHANLGIRFGFLEYLIVLPRYHHWHHARHLDYWDRNYAIHLPVIDMLMGSFKLPRDGSWPEEYGVLKRETVPVGILAQHVAPFLGQRTFDEYVR from the coding sequence ATGTCCACGTCCCTGCTGCGCCACCACCTGCTCGCCCCCGCCACCTCGTGCTTCCTGGGCGTCCTGAGCCTGGCGACCGTGCTCTGCTTCCACTTCCCCGAGCTGCTGACCAGCCGCGAGTTCCGGGCGATCTACACCGAGGACTTCGCCCGTACGCTGCTCCTGATCGGGTTGGCGGCGGCGTTCTTCGCCGGCACGATCGCGGTGCTGCGCGACCAGCACAGGCGGATGGCGTTCACCGGTGTCGGCACGGCGACGGTGGCGGTGCTGCTGGGCGGCACCGAGGTGCCGTTCGACGGACCGGTCAAGGACACGCCGTTCTCGCTCGGCCTCGACTGGTTCGTGCTCGCCCTGTTCTTCTCGGCGCTGGTCTTCATCCCGCTCGAGCACGCCTTCGCCCGCCGTCCGGTGCCGGTGTTCCGGCCCGGCTGGCGCACCGATGCGTGCTACTTCTTCATGAGCCACGTGCTCGTCCAGCTCATCCTGATCCTGGTCACCACCTCGACGTCGCTGGTGGTCTCCGTGCCCCGGTGGTCGAGCTTGTCGAGACCCCTTGTCGAGGCGCAGCAAGCCTGGATCTCCGACCTGCCCTTCGTGGCGGCGTTCCTGCTCGCGGTCTTCCTGGCCGACCTCGCCCAGGCGGTGCTGCACCGCTGCTACCACCGGGTCATGGTGCTGTGGCGCTTCCACGCGGTGCACCACTCCAGCCCCGAGCTCGACTGGCTGGCCGGCTCGCGGGTGCACTTCGTCGAGACCGTGCTGACCCGCAGCATCGTGCTGCTGCCGCTGCTGTTCCTCGGCTTCTCGACCTCGGTCGTCAACGCGTACGCCGTGCTCGTCGGGATCCAGGCGGTGGTCGCGCACGCCAACCTCGGCATCCGGTTCGGCTTCCTCGAGTACCTGATCGTGCTGCCGCGCTACCACCACTGGCACCACGCCCGGCACCTCGACTACTGGGACCGCAACTACGCCATCCACCTGCCGGTGATCGACATGCTGATGGGCTCCTTCAAGCTGCCCCGCGACGGCAGCTGGCCCGAGGAGTACGGCGTCCTCAAGCGCGAGACCGTCCCGGTGGGGATCCTCGCCCAGCACGTCGCCCCGTTCCTCGGCCAGCGGACCTTCGACGAGTACGTCCGCTGA
- the fdhD gene encoding formate dehydrogenase accessory sulfurtransferase FdhD yields MGRVTVGRPVMRVRDGVISQRPDKLAAEEPMEIRVNGRPLTVTMRTPGGDFDLAVGFLVSEGVVHSADDVASVRYCAGATADGGNTYNVVDVGLATHVPPPDASLERSFYTTSSCGLCGKASLEAVRTSSAWSVAEDTLRVTPELLATLPERLREAQRVFDSTGGLHAAGLFDAEGNLLCVREDVGRHNAVDKVIGHALREGLVPLRSSMLMVSGRASFELVQKAVMAGIPLLAAVSAPSSLAVDLADDNGLTLVGFLRGSSMNIYAGTDRIEPVPVG; encoded by the coding sequence ATGGGACGAGTGACAGTTGGACGGCCCGTGATGCGGGTGCGGGACGGCGTCATCTCACAACGTCCGGACAAGCTGGCCGCCGAGGAGCCCATGGAGATCCGGGTCAACGGCCGGCCGCTGACGGTCACCATGCGGACCCCGGGCGGCGACTTCGACCTGGCGGTCGGGTTCCTGGTCAGCGAGGGCGTCGTGCACTCCGCCGACGATGTCGCGAGCGTCCGCTACTGCGCCGGCGCGACCGCCGACGGCGGCAACACCTACAACGTGGTCGACGTCGGTCTGGCCACGCACGTCCCGCCGCCGGACGCTTCCCTGGAGCGCAGCTTCTACACGACCTCCTCGTGCGGGCTGTGCGGGAAGGCGTCGCTCGAGGCGGTGCGTACGTCCTCGGCCTGGTCCGTCGCCGAGGACACCCTGCGGGTCACCCCCGAGCTCCTGGCCACCCTGCCGGAAAGGCTGCGGGAGGCGCAGCGCGTCTTCGACAGCACCGGCGGCCTGCACGCCGCGGGGCTCTTCGACGCCGAGGGCAACCTGCTCTGCGTACGCGAGGACGTCGGCCGCCACAACGCCGTCGACAAGGTGATCGGGCACGCGCTGCGCGAGGGCCTGGTGCCGCTGCGCAGCAGCATGCTCATGGTGAGCGGCCGGGCCTCCTTCGAGCTCGTCCAGAAGGCCGTGATGGCTGGCATCCCGCTGCTCGCGGCGGTCTCGGCTCCCTCCTCGCTCGCCGTCGACCTGGCCGACGACAACGGCCTCACCCTGGTCGGCTTCCTGCGCGGCTCCTCGATGAACATCTACGCAGGCACCGACCGGATCGAGCCCGTTCCCGTCGGCTGA
- a CDS encoding TIGR03668 family PPOX class F420-dependent oxidoreductase — MRHDEQWARERFAKARVARLATVSADGAPRIVPIVFALAGEEILTAVDHKPKSTTRLRRLDDIAANPAVSLLVDAYDDDWSQLWWARADGVARVHASHDLAPLVAKYADYRVQPPVGPVIVIEVKRWSGWSAT, encoded by the coding sequence GTGCGACACGACGAGCAGTGGGCCAGGGAACGGTTCGCGAAGGCCCGCGTAGCGCGGCTGGCGACGGTCTCGGCCGACGGTGCGCCGAGGATCGTACCGATCGTGTTCGCCCTGGCAGGCGAGGAGATCCTCACCGCCGTCGACCACAAGCCCAAGTCGACCACCCGGCTGCGCCGGCTCGACGACATCGCGGCCAACCCGGCGGTGTCGCTGCTGGTGGACGCCTACGACGACGACTGGTCGCAGCTGTGGTGGGCCCGTGCCGACGGCGTCGCACGTGTGCACGCGAGCCACGACCTCGCCCCGCTGGTCGCGAAATACGCCGACTACCGCGTGCAGCCGCCCGTCGGGCCGGTGATCGTCATCGAGGTGAAGCGGTGGTCCGGCTGGTCGGCGACCTGA